tgtgtgtgctgtgagtgcagtgtgtgtctttgtgtcctgggtatgcagtgtgtgtctgtgtgtgtgctggggatgtagtgtgtctgtatgtgtgccggggatgtagtgtgttgggGTTGtagcatgtgtctgtgtttgcactgcagccaatacactttcctatacactgtgtctgtatatatgcatgtgtgtcagtgtttgtatctgtgtgtctgtatatttgcatgtgtatcagtgtttctgtgcaactgtatgtgtgtctgtgcatctgcatgtgtgtcagtaagtgtactGACATACAggcagatactgacacacatacagatgtacagacacactgatactcctgcagacacacttacacacatgcaaatacacagacctacagatacacacactacacgcacacaggtacacatactacacactttcagatacacacactacacactttcagatacacacactacacacacacagatacacacactacacactcagagatagacacactacacacattgaaaTATTAAGCCACCCAACACTTTCTTACcttttgctggctgtggctggtgggagCTGCTCTCCTGGTCGGGCCCCATCCTCGTGGCCCCCTCCTCCCGCACGGCTCGGTCTCAGTATCTTCCTCCCAGCTCTCTCTACAGATAGGAAGGGGCCTGGTCACGCTGGTAAAGCACCGCAGTGCACAACCTAGCCCCTCATTgcacatgtccatcgggtggctctAAGGGCACCGCATGGGTAGGACCTTCACACAGATTTCCAACCCATGCGTTGGATGGTGTTAGATGGTGACATGTCAGTGAGCCGCCTGGAGCCATGGCCCCACCACGGTATTTGGACGAGCTGGCTCtgactggaggtgtccctaggcagcagtataaacactgccttttctctgaaaaggcagcgtttacattgaacagcctacagggacagactatactcaccagaaccactacattaagctgtaactagTATGTACAAAAGTGTCCCTTGAACATGTGCTATTTTGAAAAGACAGCGACAGCTACTAGAGTATTAGGAtgttcattgaaaaaaaataggTGTACCAGAGAGGATATATGGAAAAACAGGAAATGATCAAGCAAAATGATACATTCAGAAGGAAGCTTACAAGAACAAGTGTGCCACTTTTTACAGAAGTTTAATCATTTCCTCCAATTAATCTTTTTTATTAAGAGAATGAGTTAAAGCTGTAAGCATTTCTACTTCAACTATGGACTCAGAACGTAGTATTGCTAATGAGAGGCTTTACGATACAACAATGTACTCAGGTAATGCTTTTCTTGTAATGTGATCAATGCACGAGATTGTAACATTGCCTAATTTGATCCAAATTTATTCtcccttttttatttacttaatttattGCACATTTTTAGACGGAACACTTGCCAGCAGGAGTTTTAAAAATCGAATATATCAGTTTGCTTCTAACTATTGCAATATTTCTAATTTTCTATATTGATATTgcattgtgtttgtttgtgtttcttgaaaggctgggttagaaggggaggacttaaaaaggaagcagacatgaaaatgcacaattaaatacaTGTCTTCAtttttgggtatatctactaaactattTTTTTGTAATCTTTCCGACTCAACTCAGAGCACGTACATGCACTCTGTGAAATGGTCCAATGTACCACAGAGAGGGAGATCGTGATATGCAGGAAACCTTTTGAATAAAGCCCAGTAGGACAGTAGGACATTTTAAAGTAGAAAATATGTTTGTTTCCACAGTTTAGGAAGTTCCAAGCATCTTAAGCTGGATGGGTAGCTATAGAATCTGCAGAGTATAGTATCAGCCATAACAAAGGGTCCATAGTCTCAAGGAAGGAAGATGACCTCCAAGCTCATCCTCAAGCTCTATAGTCCTTGTTCATTTGGCAGCAGATTACATGGGAACGCAGTTCTATTGGCCAACCACTAAAAAGTTGGAAAGCTTCTATAACAATGCATTTTAGGAGTTCtatcttccccaggcctaaaatactttaagagatccctctctacatatctcaaaacagaatgcatggttgattatatatatcatggtcatggttgattatatatttcttacctgttctatgttaaattttggatatattgtgaattaatattgtttttgtattttactgtaccctattgtatcaatacaatgttttgcggacccaggacatacttaaaaatgagagaaatctcaatgtatccgtcctggtaaaatatttaatgaatagaTAAATACAGAAATATTGTGGCGATTCCAACAAAAATTTTGCCGCGTGATTTGAACAATGGAAGAGATGCTGGAAAAACTGTGTGAGGTCtcaaggtgcctactttgaaggggactgaggcATCATTGTCCTATGTGCAATGCTTCTTGTATCTTGCATCTATCGTCTTctctattttttatattacatggctggatactttccagaCAGACCTCATGTTCTaatatgtttctgtttatgttttaGGTAGCACATACCCTTTCTACAGAAAATATTCCATGGTTTTAGTTACCTATGGACTAATTGCATTTTTATACATACTGATTCTGGCTCTTTTCATAATTATCTTATCCAAATGTAAGTATTATTATAGATGCCATTCATTTTTAATAAATCCTTATGTTAACAAgtaaacatttatttatgtttatctaTAGTAGAGTGATACAATTTAATGCAGTATGACTTTATATCAATTGATTTGTTGATATATTTgaaaagacaatacaggagatAATATTATAATTTCACAACGTGTTTTTCAGACAGGGAAAAAAGGATGCAGTTGTGGAGCAAAATCATTAAACCTACccagtgcatttaaaaaaaaaaaaaaaaatgattatttctATTTACCCAGCTGTTTCCCATTGTTAATGGTACATAACaatggaaaaatgtttttttttttttttaacaatttaattgaAATGTCTCCAATTGAAACATGCAttaatttaattatgcttttttttccattttgggaGTAGCGGAGCTTTTATATCCAGGCTGGATATTTCTGCTGGAATTCCGTTTTAGCTGGAAGAAGCACTGGTTAGGGTTTATTGCCCTTGGTCCCAGTAATCACACGACACATGATTCTggaagtacaactgattttattggAAACAATATGGTCTTTTATACATGAATCCCAGCATTGAGTCTCCATTCAGTACATAAGTGATGCCACCCTAGTACCTttttgcctgggagataattgagttattagtCGCTTAAGCTAATTATATCCGGGACACAGAGATCCCAACacaaaatacccccaaaatagTAATATAACCACCACGAACCCCCACACATTATACATATCCCAAGAAAAGTCTGATCCGGGCACTCATCCTGGCAAAATAGTGCACGGATCCATGGTGAATTGGCAAATCACTACAGGGTTGAAGATTTGACCAACCGCTACCAAAGTCCTAAGCGATTGTGCCATTTGCCGGTCAAATAAAGGGGTGTCCTGTGGGTTAGAAAGGGGTTGCTTCCACTGGCTCTCTGGGAGCGATTGTTCAGCATAGTCTCTGGTACCTCTTCTTCAATTAGCTCTCTCCTAGTTCTCTGAGAAGTGGGTGGAAACAGGGGGTAAAGTTAACCGGGCAAAGTTGGTTACCGCAGCCAAGCTGAAGTTATAGGGGAATAGGTCAAGGACCTACTAAAGTCCTTGCAGTTCCCTCCGACTCCCCCGAAACATCAGCAGTTAAAGTGGAGATGCACTCTTCAGTGTTTCATATGGAGGAGTAGGCAGAAAGAGCCAGGGGTCGTCATACAGTATTTTGGGGGGAATTGAGAAGAAACAACATAGTTTGCAGCAAGGGGTTtatgtaaaaacagcttgcaaaaaatgcaattctcttgtctgcagccattGCAAGCCATCCCCTTTAGTAATGGTTTGTCTTCTTACCTGGGTTCTGCTTGGCCCAGCTCCACAGCTACTCTATACTGGAAGCTCTCTTCATTGAGTTTAGCCCAGAGATTTGAGATCTAGGGCTTAATTcatggcttgacaaatttgcttggaatctaggagccagctaaagaaTTTAAGAGTCAGTTtcattttcaacaacaaaaatacaatccTAAAGAtccactttagtcaccagaaccactaaagcttaatgtagtgtttgcGGTACATAtatcctgtccctgtaggcttttcaacgtaaacattTGTGCCTAGTAACCCctttagtgacagtcactcagatggccactagaggtaatTCCTAGTccagtctccacactctgcacagaggcgctgaatgttccccatagatatGCATTAATTCAAGATGCTGATAGGCACAGTGCAGCGTTTTGTCACtgatgcgcaatagcctcccaatgctttcctatggcaaagcacTGGCTTGAAtgaaatcatcaagattgatcatCTCAGTCATGTAGGAGTGGTCAGATATGGCAAGATCGGCATGGTGtgtgaaaaaaggtgagtaaaaacacctttcccatgtgttCAGAGGGGGGCCGATaacataaacagacacactcaatgacagacacagacacatacaataatactgacagacacacagtaagtGACAGGAAcaccaagagccgcgcgcacattcagctagtccataggaaagcattttcaatgctttcctatggacgctgggtcttctcactgtgaaaatcacagtgagaagcgcagaagcgcctctagtggctgtcaacgagacagccactagaggctggattaacccataggtaaacatagcagtttctctgaaactgcaatgtttacagcaaaaagggttaaacctagctggacctggcacccagaccacttcattaaagggacactccaggcacccagaccacttctgctcattggagtggtctgggtgccaactcccactactcttaaccctgcaagtgtaattattgcagttttttataaactgcaataattacattgcagggttaactccactccTGTGCTAGAgaatcgctggacgtcctcaggctgtgtgaggacctctagcgtcgctcatttctacataggaaagcattgaaaagcttttttcaatactttcctatggagagtgctaatgcgcatgcgcggcactgcagcgcatgcgcattaggtctcctcggccggtgggcgggatcagtctcgcccaccggccgacggagacagtaggaggagcggcgcggaggagacagcgacgagggacatcgtcgctgcctcaggtaagtgactgaaggggttttcaccccttcagtaaccggggagtgggaggtgggagggagagggtacctccagtgccaggaaacggattgttttcctggcactggagttttcctttaaggtgacgtggtctgggtgcctatagtggtcctttaagcttacgCATTCAGAAATGTACATCcaaaattattttaacaatccACATAGAGAACTCCTATGATGGTTATGCTATCAGGAGATCATTTAGCTACATCCTGCAACACAAAAGCCTGTAATTCAACAAGATTAACTCCTGGCACTGGTGCTTGTCAGCTCATCATATTGGCTAAGAGGCGAAAGTGCCTTTAAGGTAGTTTGAGATACTTTCTAAACCGATTATCCTGTTATTTTCTGACAGCTAAGCCTGATGGTTTGGAGACAAACATAAACATCCAGAGAGAAATCAGTGCTTTCCGAAACCACCGTAAGTGACATGTGAACTTTCTACCATTTCTATGCTGCTACGTTTTCGATTAATTTGAAACCAAATGAATGATACTATCTTCTTTTGCAGTTTCTCAGCTTACATCAAAGCTGAATCAAATGGAAGGCATTTCATATAGTAAGTGACGAGTCTCAAAACTCCAAATCTATACAAAACATGAAGAGGTTAGGACTACACCCAGAATGAAAAGTTAGGTTAACGGGTTACttcaaacactataaccacttcagtgatttgaaccgGTCATGGTATTTGGAATGTGTCTGAGCACCATTTGCAATCAATCACTGCACACATGGAGTTAAACCCCTTTGCTTCTGGCACTGGGGCATCATTATCCAGCTCAGAACAAGAGTTCTGTCTGTGAATTCTAGGCATATTTCTATTAgccgatgctctcagccaattaatggCCAGCGGGATCAGCATCAGGGTTTTGCAGCTGTGTAGCAGGTGGATGCAGTGGATCCCCGGGCCTTCATTCTTTAAGCTCCTCCGCCGCTGTACTACCGCCCACTTGACCCCGAGTGGGGCGGCTCTGTGATCCTAGCTGACTGAGGAGGATGGCACTAGGTGCTAGTCTGGAGCCATGTAAGTGCTCCCTGGTGCCCGGTGCCATCACCTGTGGCACGCCAAACACAATTTGACACATATAGAGGGGCGGCCAAAACCATCAGGAAAGCTGCTGCTGGCACCCACCTTTAAGTAGTGCCTATAGGACCCGCTGGCCCTGCCTGCATCCACTAGTGGTGTAAACTACATGCTCCGTGCTTTCCTGCATTAGAATAGGCCAGCTGGTTAGGGAGATCTTTGATTCCCCCACTGGCTGTAAAGAAGAAGAGTACCCTGCATGGATTGACTGATGAGATCCTATAATCTCCCCTGTTGGCCATGGTTAATGGCCATTGGGATTGTAGTGGAGCTCCAATATTTTGGCTGAGTATCTCCGCTATTTCCTCTCGTAGCTAGAAGAAGCGCTGGTGAGTGGTAAAActctttccccccagtaactagacaacacatagttctgggagtacaactattGTTTATTGAAAAGGCAGTCTTACATACCTGGACTCCCAGCATGGGATATCTATTCATCCCAGGGTAAACCCGCCTTGATGCCTCTgtgtctaggagataattgagttagcccTGGCTTAAACCAATTTTTCCCCGGATACAGAGgacacaacacaaaaaaaacaaagcagaaaCCCCAACACATCATATATCCCCGGATAGGAGctctgatctgagtgcccaacttGGCAAAACAGCGCCCAGATCCATTTTACCGTCCGTTAACAAAGTCTATGCTGAAACGAGTTCCATGGCAATTGTCTCTTTGGTCAGTTAAATATCGGGAGCTTCTGCTGACGAACAAAGGGGGGCTCCACCTGGCTCTCCGGGAGCGATTGTTCCTTCCAATCCATAGTACCTTCcctccaaatagcgctctcctggcagtTTGGGACGTTGGGTAAAATCGAGGGTCAAGTTGGCCGGGAAATGGGAGTAGATACCGCCGAGCCAGAGCTTTACTACAAGGTCCCGCAATGGACCTCGAGGCTCTCTGGAACCAATGTCCTGCCAGGGAGAGGGCGTTCTCTGGTGTTTAGCATGGGGGGGTTAGGAACAGAGCCAGGGCTTGCCACAGTAACCCACCAGGCTTTTTCTAATATTACTCAATGGCCAAACTAAGATGTTTTGTTTGTGATAACTTTTGCTATAGACAACAACGCGGTTATCAAGAAATGGGAAGGTTCAATCAGAATTTAcagaataatattttaatattgtgttataaCCTATAACATGGGCTATCTGGCGAGGGAGTTGGAGAGGGAAACTATCCTGTGTGTTACCTCTCTTTACAATAGCATTCATATAAACTCTGAGTCTCCATCTAGAGGCAGCCTGTGAAACCTCCTGGATTCAATTTAACGACAGCTGCTACCAGATCATTACCAAAAGATCTAACTGGATCAATGCCCGGGCACTGTGCTTAGGAAAGGGAAGTGACCTTGTTGTAATCACAAGTCAAGAGGAGCAGGTGATATATTTGTCTTTAATGAACTAACATGTCAAACGTTCTGTCCAAGACCTGAACATTTTTTAACATACAATGATACTGCCTTGTCTAACCAtgataaaatgttaaatgttttttaCACACTTTTCTCTAAATGCTGGTATTTAGACCTAAAGTCTTCTGGCCAGTAAATTAAGTCACCAAGGGTTGTATTGAATGAAATTTTCTAGAGAAGTTCTTCTCAACCCAGTCTTCAAGACACATCCAACATTTAGTCTACTCAGTATGCCCATATACTCCTTGAAACCGGGGAACAAATTGTCTTCCAATATGCCATCCATTTTTGGtgaaaaggaagaggaagttCCCAGCATTCCAGCCTATCACATTATCACATGACACAAGATGTCCTCTTTACAATAGAGCAGCGATTGATAGAGTAGCTCAGAAGAATAAAAGGAGATGAATGTGAATGAAATGTCCAGTACAGTGGACACAAGTTAATGGGCTGGATAATGATATAATTGATAAATCCTGGCATGTTGTACTATGAAGCGTGGGTTGCTAATAACTGTTCTAGAGAATCGCACACTCCTAAGCAGTGATGGTACCAATGgtatattggtaatatatgtaccattttgaaagaaaacatgagtgagtaggcaaaacacatttcttttatttcttatgggattaatattcaactgtaggttataacagaacggcacaatcataaaacaaaacatggcaacaaagaaaaaaatgaaatgacccctgttcaataGTCTGCATACCTTTAGTTCTTAATACCTTGTATTGCCCCATTTAGCATCAATGGCAGCTTgatgtcttttgtaatagttgtctataattcttgcaggtggtatagctgcccatttgtcttggcataaaagctctattttggtctcgtcactccaaattacagtgtgccagaagctgtgaggcaagtcaaggtgttgtcggcatattgtaactgggcaTTTTTGTgacattggtgcagtaaaggttTCTTTCTGGCAATtcaaccatgcagctcatttttattcaagtatcgtcgtattgtgctctttgaaacaaccacaccgtctttttccagagcagccatgtgggtttttctttgtatcccgaacaatccttctggcagttgtggctgaaatctttcttggtctacctgaccttagcTTAGTATCAATTTTCCACCTCTTAATCTTAGTGaatgaacagtactgactggtagTTTCAAAGCTTTGGATATCTCCTTATattcttttccatctttataaatattcagtACCTTGTTACGCAGATCTTTTGGCAGTTCTTTTCTGCaacccatggctcagtatctagcctgttcagtgcatccacgtgagagctaacaaactcattgactatttatacacagacactaattggaatttaaaaagccacaggtgtggggatTTAATCTTTAATTGCAATTTTAACTTgtttgtgtcaccttgtgtgtctgtaacaaggccaaacattcaagggtatgtaaacttttgatcagggccatttgagtGATTTGTTATCATTATGAATTAAAAAAGAGTCAaaaaactatgtgataataaatggcttcatatgatcacgaTCCTTCAGTTAAAGACTTTTTTTGCaggatcagtcatattttcaaaatcaatcccaaatgttcacaatttctgccagcgTATACAAACATTTAAGCATAACTGtatcatgacaggtgtatagtcgccatttgggcagtcggaatccaggacaaaccaaacccatatcctaacccaataacacgcagacactaaggaatatgggaacatttgtccacagctttattaaccaataaaaataataataagttaacaggtaaacatgggtcattgccccccatactccgccctcgcatcctgttccttctgctaccatacaaaaggcaatgacccccatataaataacacatatacatacatataacatacaccaacattattccaatccaccaattgtaaaagtgccaaccatccattaaccacggcaggggtatacccggatacccctgccccaccaggttctgagccaccgacaggactcgaaacctatcaaccaccgatgaccacaacttgtttgttccacctcacgttcatcctggggagcctatttcctctccttcggctccccgtcccgccgctgtgaaagaaacgggataAATTGACACATAACAAacatagggagggtgggtgggacaaactcaaccaggtagaaagttagaatgattcacctaaaatggctgcctatttaaatagccaaacctacttacccataactccaatccttgcttacttcctcctaagcccgcctcctaacccctgtcaaggcctttttccgcttagctgcactctagctacatggggctacatgacaggtgtatagtcaccatttgggcagtcggaatccaggacaaaccaaacccatatcctaacccaataacacgcagacactaaggaatatgggaaaatttgtccacagctttattaaccaataataataataataataataataataataagttaacaggtaaacatgggtcattgccccccatactccgccctcgcatcctgttccttctgctaccatacaaaaggcaatgacccccatataaataacacatatacatacatataacatacaccaacattattccaatccaccaattgtaaaagtgccaaccatccattaaccacggcaggggtatacccggatacccctgccccaccaggttctgagccaccgacaggactcgaaacctatcaaccacgatgaccacaacttgtttgttccacctcacgttcatcctggggagcctatttcctctccttcggctccccatcccgccacaagctcagaccttgacccctcaagctgtctgagctccgccaccccgaagaaacagcgcCATCtgaataccatcctgccaacccaagttgagcagatccagacccacatccgagagatgaacaccatccgagcggtagtatcctggcaacccttcctccaactcATGGTGCCTCACTACCACACCCCCCACCTTCctgacaaagcttgccatcaagctgttcaccttcttcctgcacttaTCGACAGccaccggatcccgagcgtgccgccaccggcgccgtgGGACAATTTCTGACCAAACTAACATAACACCCGGAAGCAGATCCCTCAACCtgttaatgtcctgcttcatccacttcaccagccggtgTTGTGGCGTaagacccaggtcattaccccccacaTGCAGGACCAGCAAGTCCGGCCTGTGCCCACCCGCCAGCATCCTAAACAACgccccacaaacatccccccagcaaaacccccgatacccaaaccatcgAACCGCCAACTGGCCCcccggaaaacccagctgctggccttgtgctcgagctgcggccctccttttggcccagaagacaaaggaatggcccacgatccatgcaacACGCCCTGGGAGGAGAGAACAAACGGTGAGGGAATTCCgagagagacccccaccccaaacCAAAACATTACAGTGTtcctttgcatatatatatattttttttaattaccccaACTTCCTTAATCCAATAAACCCAACCgtacataggaacggaatcttaccgattcccatcTCCCTATCCGTTTCACGACCTCATCCCCCAGACCCAgccgtgcggcctccgtggccACCCCAATACAGAATGAGTGAGTTCCAAAACGTTTAGCCCGAAGCCCCAACTTATCCAGACCTAACCGAAAAACCTTCGtaaactggaaccgagaaagggacgatccaTCAGCATGTACCAGCAAGGAACCCCCTACCGCCGGCCTCCGTGCCAGGTACTCCGCCGTAGCGGCCAATGGGCACAATGCCGATCCCGGCAAGGCCCAGAGTgttacgtcccggcccacgccgcggacatccgttttggatctgccaaggtgcaccatcACCTTCCTATCCAAAatacgaacccccgaaaattgcaggcccccctgcaccaCCTTATTAGCACTCACTAACTCCCCaatgcggaacgccccaaaaacGCCAAGAGAAACGCCGTTTTGAACAGAGAgacctcgaacccatcgaaacagacctCTGGCAACAGACCCACCAGATCCCCCAACACCCTAactgacaccgggcgcctggtatccggcgacctgcgtcccttgcgataacctTTGAGGGCTTGCCTGAtaacgaaggtcttggtaaagtcctccttcccgcgccaccgaaaccaaaacgccatcgccgccatggacctgtcaaccacggCAGGGGACGCCCcctttgccagcaactgacaggtgtaccacaggaaagcatcccgcagcgcATCCCCATTATC
This Pelobates fuscus isolate aPelFus1 chromosome 3, aPelFus1.pri, whole genome shotgun sequence DNA region includes the following protein-coding sequences:
- the LOC134603326 gene encoding hepatic lectin-like isoform X1, whose amino-acid sequence is MDSERSIANERLYDTTMYSGSTYPFYRKYSMVLVTYGLIAFLYILILALFIIILSKSKPDGLETNINIQREISAFRNHLSQLTSKLNQMEGISYKAACETSWIQFNDSCYQIITKRSNWINARALCLGKGSDLVVITSQEEQNFLMSNTLFKNDRFWIGLSIDIGKQWQWVDATNYGASYKSWKKGEPRSDRGGFTKNCAFSWTNSEWDTVQCAFDKCFAICEKKLG
- the LOC134603326 gene encoding hepatic lectin-like isoform X2, whose amino-acid sequence is MVLVTYGLIAFLYILILALFIIILSKSKPDGLETNINIQREISAFRNHLSQLTSKLNQMEGISYKAACETSWIQFNDSCYQIITKRSNWINARALCLGKGSDLVVITSQEEQNFLMSNTLFKNDRFWIGLSIDIGKQWQWVDATNYGASYKSWKKGEPRSDRGGFTKNCAFSWTNSEWDTVQCAFDKCFAICEKKLG